A genomic segment from Peribacillus sp. ACCC06369 encodes:
- the dnaN gene encoding DNA polymerase III subunit beta, producing the protein MRFIIQRDRLVHSVQEVMKAVTSRTTIPILTGIKISVTSEGVTLTGSDSDISIQSFIPAEVDGDEIVEVKSSGGIVLNARFFSEIVKKLPMDTVEIEVENNFQTIIRSGKAEFNLNGLDPEEYPHLPIIEEENIFKLPTDLLKTLIRQTGFAVSTSETRPILTGVNLKVQDDELTCIATDSHRLAMRTAKIENKITGTYSVVIPGKSLNELSKILDDTNELIEIVITDNQVLFKAENLLFFSRLLEGNYPDTSRLIPSDSKTDVTVHTKDFLQAIDRASLLAREGRNNVVKLTTLEGRIIEVSSNTPEIGKVIEEVQAEAIEGEDLKISFSAKFVMDALKALEGSDIKINFTGAMRPFVIRPLHDDSMLQLILPVRTY; encoded by the coding sequence GAGATTTATAATCCAAAGAGATCGATTAGTTCATAGTGTCCAAGAAGTAATGAAAGCAGTCACATCAAGGACGACGATTCCGATTCTGACGGGAATAAAAATAAGCGTTACTAGTGAGGGCGTCACTCTAACAGGAAGTGACTCAGATATCTCCATCCAATCATTCATCCCAGCTGAAGTTGACGGAGATGAGATTGTTGAAGTTAAAAGTAGCGGCGGTATTGTACTAAATGCCCGTTTTTTCAGTGAAATTGTCAAAAAGCTACCGATGGATACTGTAGAAATTGAAGTGGAAAACAACTTTCAAACGATTATCCGCTCAGGTAAAGCTGAATTTAATCTAAATGGACTAGATCCTGAGGAATATCCACATCTTCCGATCATTGAAGAAGAAAATATTTTCAAACTTCCAACGGATCTTTTAAAGACCCTTATTCGCCAAACGGGTTTTGCAGTGTCCACGTCAGAAACACGTCCCATCTTGACAGGTGTAAACTTGAAGGTTCAAGATGACGAATTGACCTGTATTGCAACAGACAGTCATAGGCTGGCCATGAGAACAGCCAAAATAGAAAATAAAATTACAGGGACTTATAGCGTTGTAATCCCAGGTAAAAGTCTGAATGAGTTGAGTAAAATCCTTGATGATACAAACGAACTCATTGAGATCGTCATTACCGACAATCAAGTACTTTTCAAAGCTGAAAATTTACTATTTTTCTCAAGACTTCTTGAAGGGAATTATCCTGATACATCACGCTTGATTCCATCAGATAGTAAAACGGATGTAACTGTTCATACTAAAGATTTTCTCCAAGCTATCGATAGGGCTTCTCTATTGGCGAGAGAAGGAAGAAATAATGTCGTCAAATTGACAACCCTGGAAGGCCGTATAATCGAAGTCTCTTCCAATACCCCTGAAATTGGTAAAGTAATTGAAGAGGTTCAGGCAGAAGCCATTGAAGGCGAAGATTTGAAAATCTCATTCAGTGCCAAATTTGTAATGGATGCTTTAAAGGCATTGGAAGGTTCCGATATAAAAATTAATTTCACCGGTGCAATGCGACCGTTTGTCATTCGTCCACTACATGATGATTCCATGCTGCAATTAATTCT